In one window of Haloterrigena salifodinae DNA:
- the uvrB gene encoding excinuclease ABC subunit UvrB — MSDSDSRGPLQPDRPDVDRPFTVDAPFEPAGDQPEAIEQLAEGFRQGMDRQTLLGVTGSGKTNTVSWLIEEIQKPTLVIAHNKTLAAQLYEEFRNLFPENAVEYFVSYYDYYQPEAYVEQSDTYIDKDASINDEIDRLRHSATRSLLTREDVIVVASVSAIYGLGDPRNYVDMSLRLEVGEEIGRDELLKRLVDLNYERNDVDFTQGTFRVRGDTVEIYPMYGRYAVRVELWGDEIDRMVKVDPLEGKTQGDQQAVLVHPAEHYSIPETTLEEAMDEIRNDLDSRISYFERTGDMIAAQRIEERTSFDLEMMQETGYCSGIENYSVYLSDRESGEAPYTLLDYFPDDFLTVVDESHVTLPQVRGQYAGDKSRKDSLVENGFRLPTAYDNRPLTFEEFQEKTNQTLYVSATPGDYEREESDQIVEQIVRPTHLVDPEIEVSPASGQIDDLMDRIDERIERDERTLVTTLTKRMAEDLTEYLEEAGVDVAYMHDETDTLERHEIIRSLRLGEIDVLVGINLLREGLDIPEVSLVAILDADQEGFLRSETTLVQTMGRAARNVNGEVVLYADDPSNAMESAIEETQRRRRIQQEYNEEHGFEPTTIQKEVGETNLPGSKTETTQVSGREIEDEEEAERYVAELEDRMDEAASNLEFELAADIRDRIREVREEFELGGSGEDEGIAPPTEEF, encoded by the coding sequence ATGAGCGACTCCGATTCTCGAGGCCCCCTCCAGCCGGATCGTCCCGACGTCGATCGGCCGTTTACGGTCGACGCGCCCTTCGAGCCCGCGGGTGACCAGCCCGAGGCGATCGAGCAGTTAGCCGAGGGGTTCCGACAGGGGATGGACAGACAGACCCTGCTCGGGGTGACCGGCTCCGGGAAGACGAACACCGTCTCGTGGCTGATCGAGGAAATCCAGAAGCCGACGCTGGTGATCGCCCACAACAAGACGCTGGCGGCCCAGCTCTACGAGGAGTTCCGGAACCTGTTCCCCGAGAACGCCGTCGAGTACTTCGTCTCCTATTACGACTACTACCAACCCGAGGCCTACGTCGAGCAGAGCGACACCTACATCGACAAGGACGCCTCGATCAACGACGAGATCGATCGGCTGCGCCACTCCGCGACGCGCTCGCTGCTGACCCGCGAGGACGTCATCGTCGTCGCTTCGGTCTCGGCGATCTACGGCCTCGGTGATCCGCGCAACTACGTCGACATGTCCCTGCGACTCGAGGTCGGCGAGGAGATCGGCCGCGACGAGCTCTTGAAGCGGCTCGTCGACCTGAACTACGAGCGCAACGACGTCGACTTCACGCAGGGCACCTTCCGCGTGCGGGGCGACACCGTCGAGATCTACCCGATGTACGGCCGCTACGCCGTCCGCGTGGAGCTCTGGGGCGACGAGATCGACCGCATGGTCAAGGTCGACCCACTCGAGGGGAAGACCCAGGGCGACCAGCAGGCCGTCCTCGTCCACCCCGCGGAGCACTACTCGATCCCGGAGACGACTCTCGAGGAGGCGATGGACGAGATCCGGAACGATCTGGACTCGCGAATCTCTTACTTCGAGCGCACGGGTGACATGATCGCCGCCCAGCGCATCGAGGAGCGGACGAGCTTCGACCTCGAGATGATGCAGGAGACGGGCTACTGTTCGGGCATCGAGAACTACTCGGTCTACCTGTCGGATCGGGAGTCCGGCGAGGCGCCCTACACGCTGCTGGACTACTTTCCGGACGATTTCCTTACCGTCGTCGACGAATCCCACGTCACGCTGCCCCAGGTTCGCGGGCAGTACGCCGGCGACAAGTCGCGTAAGGACTCGCTGGTCGAGAACGGCTTCCGACTCCCGACGGCCTACGACAACCGGCCGCTCACGTTCGAGGAGTTCCAGGAGAAGACCAACCAGACGCTGTACGTCTCGGCGACGCCGGGCGACTACGAGCGCGAGGAAAGCGACCAGATCGTCGAACAGATCGTTCGACCCACCCACCTCGTCGACCCCGAGATCGAGGTCTCGCCGGCCAGCGGCCAGATCGACGACCTGATGGACCGCATCGACGAGCGCATCGAGCGTGACGAACGGACCCTCGTCACCACCCTCACCAAGCGGATGGCCGAGGACCTGACCGAGTACTTGGAGGAGGCCGGCGTCGACGTCGCGTACATGCACGACGAGACCGACACCCTCGAGCGCCACGAGATCATCCGCTCGCTGCGTCTGGGCGAGATCGACGTCCTCGTCGGGATCAACCTCCTGCGGGAGGGGCTGGACATCCCCGAGGTCTCGCTGGTGGCGATTCTCGACGCCGATCAGGAAGGCTTCCTCCGCAGCGAAACGACGCTCGTCCAGACGATGGGTCGGGCGGCGCGAAACGTCAACGGCGAGGTCGTCCTCTACGCCGACGACCCCTCGAACGCCATGGAGTCGGCGATCGAGGAAACCCAGCGTCGCCGCCGGATCCAACAGGAGTACAACGAGGAACACGGCTTCGAACCGACGACGATCCAGAAGGAAGTCGGGGAGACGAACCTCCCCGGCAGCAAGACCGAGACCACGCAGGTCTCGGGCCGCGAGATCGAAGACGAGGAGGAGGCCGAACGCTACGTCGCCGAACTCGAGGATCGCATGGACGAAGCGGCGAGCAACCTCGAGTTCGAACTGGCGGCGGACATCCGCGACCGGATTCGGGAGGTCCGAGAAGAGTTCGAACTCGGAGGCAGTGGCGAGGACGAGGGGATCGCGCCGCCGACCGAGGAGTTCTGA
- a CDS encoding HVO_2922 family protein → MTSTATFEVFQDRAGEWRWRLVAANGNIIADSGEGYASKQGVKRGINSVKRSAAGADVQFVTDD, encoded by the coding sequence ATGACCAGTACGGCGACGTTCGAGGTTTTTCAGGACAGGGCGGGTGAGTGGCGGTGGCGTCTCGTCGCCGCGAACGGGAACATCATCGCCGATAGCGGCGAAGGCTACGCGTCTAAACAGGGGGTCAAGCGAGGCATCAACAGCGTCAAACGGAGCGCGGCCGGAGCGGACGTCCAGTTCGTGACGGACGACTGA
- a CDS encoding DUF7556 family protein, translating into MATNPHAMTSDDTVVGSIDSTDSSTEYVIADISADGAWLSMQADDAPTLPAWR; encoded by the coding sequence ATGGCGACGAACCCCCACGCCATGACGTCCGACGACACCGTCGTCGGTTCGATCGACTCGACGGACTCGAGTACGGAGTACGTCATCGCTGATATCTCGGCCGATGGCGCCTGGCTTTCCATGCAGGCTGACGACGCGCCGACGCTTCCGGCATGGCGATAA
- a CDS encoding DUF7553 family protein, which produces MTEQLQQARDDLEEAAKSADDDVRDDIRETTDAFADYVMGDTTPDHAILDERLNTLRQVREAADGNTKDKVEEAIEEVEDYREQVDQA; this is translated from the coding sequence ATGACCGAGCAACTCCAGCAGGCCCGCGACGACCTCGAGGAAGCGGCCAAATCGGCCGACGACGACGTTCGCGACGACATCCGCGAGACCACCGACGCGTTCGCCGACTACGTGATGGGCGACACGACGCCCGATCACGCGATCCTCGACGAACGGCTCAATACGCTGCGACAGGTCCGCGAGGCGGCCGACGGCAACACCAAGGACAAGGTCGAGGAAGCGATCGAAGAGGTCGAAGACTACCGCGAGCAGGTCGACCAGGCCTGA
- a CDS encoding DoxX family protein, with translation MISAIETVPLQSFDGPLAAELFLVARILFGGVLAFTGVNHFLDLEGMAGYAEMKGIPAPTASVALSGVVLVAGGLGVILGVFPALAAGALAVFLLVATPTMHDFWAVPEDQQQSEMTSFLKNVGLLGASLTLVALGALEWPYAVGLGLF, from the coding sequence ATGATATCTGCTATCGAAACGGTACCGCTACAGAGTTTCGACGGCCCGCTCGCGGCCGAACTGTTCCTCGTCGCTCGGATCCTCTTTGGCGGCGTCCTCGCGTTCACGGGCGTGAATCACTTCCTCGACCTCGAGGGCATGGCCGGCTACGCCGAGATGAAAGGGATTCCGGCGCCGACGGCCTCCGTCGCCCTCTCAGGGGTCGTGCTCGTGGCGGGCGGTCTGGGCGTCATACTCGGCGTCTTCCCCGCGCTCGCGGCCGGCGCGCTCGCCGTGTTCCTGCTCGTGGCGACGCCGACGATGCACGACTTCTGGGCCGTTCCCGAGGACCAGCAACAGTCCGAGATGACCTCGTTCCTGAAGAACGTCGGCCTGCTGGGCGCGTCGCTGACGCTGGTCGCGCTCGGCGCCCTCGAGTGGCCCTACGCGGTCGGCCTCGGCCTCTTCTGA
- a CDS encoding GNAT family N-acetyltransferase produces MELRPATLEDRSEIRSVARDTWHETYDELESHAIDETIDDWYGDERLEQALSKPGTAFLVAEADGEVVGFTHGVVSEAEGDVLRMAVHPDHQGRGIGTALHERLCEDLQDFNMERMRAMDLASNEGGRRFYEEQGFERTGEDTVEIGGEERREVVYTLDL; encoded by the coding sequence ATGGAACTTCGACCGGCCACCCTCGAGGATCGTTCGGAGATCAGGAGCGTCGCTCGCGACACCTGGCACGAAACGTACGACGAACTCGAGTCCCACGCGATCGACGAGACGATCGACGACTGGTACGGCGACGAGCGACTCGAGCAGGCGCTGTCAAAACCGGGGACGGCGTTTCTCGTCGCCGAAGCCGACGGCGAGGTGGTCGGCTTCACCCACGGCGTCGTCAGCGAGGCGGAAGGCGACGTCCTCCGGATGGCGGTCCACCCGGACCACCAAGGACGGGGGATCGGGACGGCGCTACACGAGCGGCTCTGCGAGGACTTGCAGGACTTCAACATGGAGCGAATGCGGGCGATGGACCTCGCTTCCAACGAGGGCGGCCGGCGGTTCTACGAGGAACAGGGATTCGAGCGAACCGGCGAGGACACGGTCGAGATTGGCGGCGAGGAGCGCCGGGAGGTCGTCTACACGCTCGATCTCTGA
- a CDS encoding sodium:calcium antiporter translates to MSSRLRHPLVAVIVTLFLTVPWIGTFLSHGGYGTVHPSENIAAGIAVLVAGTAILGAAFLLAWAAETAEKDVPQAFAIAVLAVLAVAPEYAVDALYAWQAGAGSSEAGNLAVANMTGANRILIGLGWSGIALFSIYRAKRTADPAVEHRSGVLTDAVTLDRAISLEIVFLLVATVFAFLVPLGGGIGIVDTLVLVGLYLIYLLVIIRSDVEETEEHVGVPAYFQGFPKIPRVAVVLFGFAFSGAIIFTAVHPFAEGLEQMGLQYGVPEFFMIQWLAPLASESPELIVVAYLVNKARTTAGFNALISSKLNQWTLLIGTLAVVYSISAGHVGTLPFDSKQVAEIWITAAQSFFAIAILTNFEISTREALALLGLFGTQVLAEFYVIRTYSEPVVTDLSMSVLYGYTAVYVLLGLALFLRRRDSVRELLERTVITTRAAIGLGTAQAQREHAD, encoded by the coding sequence ATGTCGTCTCGGTTACGCCATCCGCTCGTCGCCGTCATCGTTACGCTATTCCTGACAGTTCCGTGGATCGGGACGTTCCTTTCCCATGGCGGCTACGGAACCGTTCATCCGAGTGAAAACATCGCGGCCGGTATCGCCGTCCTCGTCGCCGGAACCGCGATCCTCGGCGCGGCGTTCCTGCTCGCGTGGGCGGCCGAAACCGCCGAGAAGGACGTCCCGCAGGCGTTCGCCATCGCGGTGCTCGCGGTGCTGGCCGTGGCCCCCGAGTACGCCGTCGACGCGCTCTACGCCTGGCAGGCCGGCGCCGGCTCCAGCGAAGCGGGCAACCTCGCGGTCGCGAACATGACCGGCGCGAACCGGATCCTCATCGGGCTTGGCTGGTCGGGGATCGCGCTGTTCAGCATCTACCGCGCGAAGCGTACGGCCGATCCGGCGGTCGAACACCGCTCGGGGGTCCTCACGGACGCGGTCACGCTGGACCGCGCGATCTCCCTCGAGATCGTGTTCTTGCTCGTCGCGACGGTGTTCGCGTTTCTCGTCCCGCTCGGCGGCGGGATCGGGATCGTCGATACGCTCGTTCTCGTCGGCCTCTATCTGATCTATCTCCTCGTGATCATCCGGAGCGACGTCGAGGAAACCGAGGAACACGTCGGTGTGCCCGCGTATTTCCAAGGCTTCCCCAAGATCCCGCGAGTGGCAGTCGTCCTCTTCGGATTCGCGTTTTCGGGGGCGATAATCTTCACTGCAGTGCACCCGTTTGCGGAAGGGCTCGAGCAGATGGGGCTCCAGTACGGCGTCCCCGAGTTCTTCATGATCCAGTGGCTCGCCCCGCTGGCCTCGGAAAGCCCCGAGTTGATCGTCGTGGCCTACCTCGTGAACAAAGCGCGGACGACCGCCGGATTCAACGCGCTCATCTCCTCGAAGCTCAATCAGTGGACGCTTCTCATCGGGACGCTCGCGGTCGTCTACTCGATCTCCGCCGGGCACGTCGGGACGCTCCCGTTCGATTCGAAGCAGGTCGCAGAGATCTGGATCACCGCGGCCCAGAGCTTCTTCGCGATCGCCATCCTGACGAACTTCGAGATCAGCACCCGCGAGGCGCTCGCGTTGCTCGGACTGTTCGGAACGCAGGTCCTCGCGGAGTTCTACGTCATCCGGACGTACTCCGAGCCGGTCGTGACGGACCTCAGCATGAGCGTCCTCTACGGCTACACTGCCGTGTACGTCCTGCTCGGGCTCGCCTTATTCCTCCGGCGACGCGACAGCGTCCGCGAGCTCCTCGAGCGGACCGTGATAACCACGCGAGCGGCGATCGGTCTCGGGACCGCCCAAGCCCAGAGAGAGCACGCGGACTGA
- a CDS encoding CBS domain-containing protein yields the protein MNVADAMTPREDVVTVELPGSRSDVLEYLQERPFSSVPVLKSTEDSLEYRGLISRDALIEQPDEDQLVILMDEDVPTTTADTSLEDVARTMVEDGARRVPVVDGEFEGIVTVTDVIHAIAAGDQETEGTVESYASEDVNTTYEGAPLPVAERELSYANVPYAVALDDDGRMSGVLTEVDVIDVARIVEGEEETGDNFGDQDDDWSWEGIKAVGSRYLPTRDIEIPAEPVSAFMSDDVVTVSAQTSIQEAAQRMISNDIEQIPMVTGEDLVGIVCDVDLLEALYE from the coding sequence ATGAACGTAGCCGACGCGATGACGCCCCGCGAAGACGTGGTAACCGTCGAACTGCCGGGTTCGCGCTCGGACGTCCTCGAGTACCTCCAAGAGCGGCCGTTCTCGTCCGTTCCGGTGCTCAAATCGACCGAGGACAGTCTCGAGTACAGAGGGCTGATCTCCCGCGACGCACTGATCGAACAGCCCGACGAGGACCAACTCGTCATCCTGATGGACGAGGACGTCCCGACGACGACGGCCGACACCAGCCTCGAGGACGTCGCGCGGACGATGGTCGAGGACGGAGCGCGCCGCGTGCCGGTCGTCGACGGGGAGTTCGAGGGGATCGTCACGGTGACCGACGTGATCCACGCGATCGCGGCGGGCGACCAGGAGACCGAAGGCACCGTCGAGTCCTACGCGAGCGAGGACGTCAACACCACCTACGAGGGCGCGCCGCTCCCGGTCGCCGAGCGGGAACTATCCTACGCGAACGTCCCCTACGCCGTCGCGCTGGACGACGACGGCCGGATGAGCGGCGTCCTGACGGAGGTCGACGTCATCGACGTCGCCCGCATCGTCGAGGGCGAGGAGGAGACCGGCGACAACTTCGGCGACCAGGACGACGACTGGTCGTGGGAGGGGATCAAGGCCGTCGGCAGCCGCTATCTTCCCACGCGGGACATCGAGATTCCGGCCGAGCCGGTCAGCGCGTTCATGAGCGACGACGTGGTGACGGTCTCGGCGCAGACGTCGATTCAGGAGGCCGCCCAGCGGATGATCAGCAACGATATCGAACAGATCCCGATGGTCACGGGCGAGGACCTCGTCGGCATCGTCTGTGACGTCGACCTGCTGGAGGCACTCTATGAGTGA
- a CDS encoding DUF2267 domain-containing protein: MERAAIVETVSDRTEADDDGATDATRAVLETLGERLSADQADDLAAELPPDLSEHLTEGEPGEQFSEEAFISRVDQRMETLDVTGERAATAVLATLLESVDEAERSAVVDQFQQYGFETLLGETDVDIDVSERSPRER; the protein is encoded by the coding sequence ATGGAACGGGCAGCCATCGTCGAGACAGTCAGCGACCGCACCGAAGCCGACGACGACGGCGCGACGGACGCCACGCGAGCCGTCCTCGAGACGCTCGGCGAACGCCTGAGCGCCGATCAGGCCGACGATCTGGCAGCCGAACTGCCCCCGGACCTGAGCGAGCACCTCACCGAGGGCGAGCCCGGGGAGCAGTTCTCCGAGGAAGCGTTTATCTCGCGGGTCGACCAGCGCATGGAAACGCTCGACGTGACCGGCGAGCGCGCCGCGACCGCGGTGCTGGCGACGCTCCTCGAGTCGGTCGACGAGGCGGAGCGTTCCGCGGTCGTCGACCAGTTCCAACAGTACGGCTTCGAGACCCTGCTGGGTGAGACCGACGTCGACATCGACGTCAGCGAACGCTCGCCTCGAGAGCGATAG
- a CDS encoding putative manganese transporter: MNELLTVLLESLRDGYVQVSAFVAVTVLAFGLIQYRTDGAALAAIEDNERLQVLFGGILGLTPGCGGAIVVMPLYVRGTVSFGTVVATLGATAGDSAFVILALAPEAALYAYAIAFAASVATGYLVDSVGLGVTRVDNAVAKLSPAMADGGTVVNGGVGPNPAHDYGGPSPACAHDAGPDRHSRVLTPLSHLAHVLWWIAAVAGLVLGSLYLLRGGPEVPLTAGLGFDGLFTVVGIIGAVLSLYLYAVGRHYVGEGEIARARDSFGSVYDTLTHAAMETSFVTVWVLVAFLIYEYAVLLTGIDVTTVASAAGVLAPIGGAVVGLIPGCGPQILLASVYAEGGLPFSALTANAIAQDGDALFPLLAVDAKAAIVATIYNFLPAVVVGVALHLLWAPVFGMAEFGFGVL; this comes from the coding sequence GTGAACGAACTGCTGACCGTCCTCCTCGAGTCGCTGCGGGACGGCTACGTGCAAGTGAGCGCGTTCGTCGCGGTAACGGTGCTTGCGTTCGGACTGATCCAGTACCGAACCGACGGCGCCGCGCTCGCGGCGATCGAAGACAACGAGCGGCTCCAGGTCCTGTTCGGGGGCATCCTCGGGCTGACCCCCGGCTGCGGCGGCGCGATCGTCGTCATGCCGCTGTACGTCCGCGGCACGGTCAGCTTCGGGACCGTCGTCGCGACGCTCGGAGCGACCGCGGGCGACTCGGCGTTCGTCATCCTCGCGCTCGCCCCCGAAGCCGCGCTGTACGCCTACGCCATCGCCTTCGCGGCGTCGGTCGCGACGGGCTACCTCGTCGACTCCGTCGGGCTGGGCGTCACTCGAGTCGACAACGCCGTCGCGAAGCTCTCGCCGGCGATGGCCGACGGCGGCACCGTCGTCAACGGCGGCGTCGGACCGAACCCCGCCCACGACTACGGCGGACCGTCGCCGGCGTGTGCGCACGACGCGGGTCCGGATCGACACTCTCGGGTTCTCACCCCGCTCTCCCATCTCGCGCACGTCCTGTGGTGGATCGCGGCCGTCGCGGGGCTCGTCCTCGGGAGTCTCTACCTGCTCCGCGGCGGTCCCGAGGTCCCGCTGACGGCCGGCCTCGGCTTCGACGGCCTCTTCACCGTCGTCGGCATCATCGGCGCGGTGCTGTCGCTGTACCTCTACGCGGTCGGCCGCCACTACGTCGGCGAAGGGGAGATCGCCCGGGCGCGGGACTCCTTCGGCTCGGTGTACGACACGCTCACCCACGCGGCGATGGAGACGAGTTTCGTCACCGTCTGGGTGCTCGTGGCCTTCCTCATCTACGAGTACGCCGTCCTCCTGACGGGGATCGACGTCACGACCGTCGCCTCGGCGGCCGGGGTGCTCGCCCCGATCGGCGGCGCCGTCGTCGGCCTCATTCCGGGTTGCGGCCCGCAGATTCTGCTGGCCAGCGTCTACGCCGAGGGCGGCCTGCCGTTTTCGGCACTGACCGCCAACGCGATCGCCCAGGACGGCGACGCCCTGTTCCCGCTGCTGGCCGTCGACGCCAAAGCGGCGATCGTCGCCACGATCTACAACTTCCTGCCCGCGGTCGTCGTCGGCGTCGCGCTGCACCTGCTGTGGGCGCCCGTCTTCGGGATGGCGGAGTTCGGGTTCGGCGTGCTCTGA
- a CDS encoding ABC transporter ATP-binding protein, translated as MSSDLRLGDDSGYEGDGPLLELDAVSKHFAQESGLFAGLQFEPDQFPPISMDPGTVQAVDDVSLEIQPGETLGLVGESGCGKSTLGRTILRLLEPTEGDIYFKGRNLADLGGEELRRMRSDMQMIFQDPQSSLDPRMKVGQIIEEPMRAHDMLDDEGREARAKELLEKVGLDPRHYNRHPHAFSGGQRQRINLARALSVDPDFVVCDEPVSALDVSIQAQVMNTMDELQEEFGLTYLFIAHDLSVIRYVSDRVAVMYLGHMVEVAEKEELFENPQHPYTKALLESIPVPDPRESGVRGVLEGEVPSPQDPPSGCRFRTRCPRLIAPAEYDLTDEEWAHTRAFMRAVKRRTFEAMSADEIRREFFGGQPPGGEAGETVTEAIDRIATDRGDAVDEDDWDEASSLLLESFAEQSICARERPAYQLESTVGSGEHFAACHLHR; from the coding sequence GTGAGTAGCGACCTCCGGTTGGGCGACGACAGCGGCTACGAGGGCGACGGCCCGCTGCTCGAACTCGACGCCGTCTCGAAGCACTTCGCCCAAGAGTCAGGGCTGTTCGCGGGGCTGCAGTTCGAGCCCGATCAGTTCCCGCCGATCAGCATGGATCCCGGGACGGTGCAAGCGGTCGACGACGTCTCGCTCGAGATCCAACCCGGGGAGACCCTCGGACTCGTCGGCGAGTCCGGCTGCGGGAAGAGCACGCTCGGGCGGACGATCCTGCGCCTGCTCGAGCCGACCGAGGGGGACATCTACTTCAAGGGCCGGAACCTGGCCGACCTCGGCGGCGAGGAGCTGCGGCGCATGCGCTCGGACATGCAGATGATCTTCCAGGACCCCCAGTCGTCGCTCGACCCCCGTATGAAGGTAGGCCAGATCATCGAGGAGCCGATGCGAGCCCACGACATGTTAGACGACGAGGGCCGAGAGGCGCGGGCGAAGGAACTGCTCGAGAAGGTCGGGCTCGACCCGCGCCACTACAACCGCCACCCTCACGCATTCTCGGGGGGCCAGCGCCAGCGGATCAACCTCGCGCGGGCGCTGTCGGTCGACCCCGACTTCGTGGTCTGTGACGAACCCGTCTCCGCGCTCGACGTCTCCATTCAGGCCCAGGTGATGAACACGATGGACGAACTCCAGGAGGAGTTCGGCCTGACCTACCTCTTCATCGCCCACGACCTCTCGGTCATCCGCTACGTCTCCGACCGCGTGGCGGTGATGTACCTGGGCCACATGGTCGAGGTCGCCGAGAAGGAGGAGCTGTTCGAGAATCCCCAACACCCCTACACGAAGGCGTTGCTCGAGTCCATTCCCGTCCCGGATCCGCGGGAGTCGGGCGTCCGCGGCGTCCTTGAGGGGGAGGTGCCGAGCCCGCAGGATCCGCCCTCCGGCTGTCGGTTCCGAACGCGGTGTCCGCGGCTGATCGCGCCGGCGGAGTACGACCTGACCGACGAGGAGTGGGCCCACACCCGCGCGTTCATGCGGGCGGTCAAACGCCGGACCTTCGAGGCGATGTCGGCCGACGAGATCCGCCGAGAGTTCTTCGGCGGCCAACCGCCCGGCGGCGAGGCCGGCGAAACCGTCACCGAGGCGATCGACCGGATCGCGACCGACCGCGGCGACGCGGTCGACGAGGACGACTGGGACGAAGCGAGTTCCCTCTTGCTCGAGTCGTTTGCCGAGCAGAGTATCTGCGCTCGGGAGCGGCCCGCGTACCAACTCGAGTCGACCGTTGGCTCAGGCGAACACTTCGCCGCATGTCACCTTCATCGCTGA
- a CDS encoding ABC transporter ATP-binding protein: MSSEPLLRVENLKTQFFTETGTVRAVDGISFEVHEGEIVGLVGESGAGKSVASMSLLRLVEDPGEIVAGEITYKGETIFGLEEGPNGELRERDDVLSNEEIRTRIRGNEIAVIFQDPMESLNPVFTVGGQLREFIELNRGLGEDEAKAEAIDMLREVGIPDPEQRYEEYPHQFSGGMRQRVLIAMALACEPSLIIADEPTTALDVTVEGQILDLVDELQAKYGTSFIWVTHDLGVVAEICDRVNVMYLGEIIEQAAVDDLFYDTKHPYTDALLDSMPRPDRTVGDLEPIEGVMPEAIDPPSGCRFHPRCPHAREVCKRVHPEPKIVAGDGEPHRAACVKHDVFDVGYDESPPLEDREPTPSGEDSVDTDSESGLAPNPTADDGGERRE; the protein is encoded by the coding sequence ATGAGCTCCGAACCACTCCTTCGCGTCGAGAACCTCAAGACGCAGTTCTTCACGGAAACCGGTACAGTGCGCGCAGTCGACGGGATCTCCTTCGAGGTCCACGAGGGCGAGATCGTCGGCCTCGTCGGCGAGAGCGGCGCCGGCAAGTCGGTCGCCTCGATGAGCCTGCTGCGGCTCGTCGAGGATCCCGGCGAGATCGTCGCCGGCGAGATCACCTACAAGGGCGAGACGATCTTCGGCCTCGAGGAGGGGCCGAACGGCGAACTCCGGGAGCGCGACGACGTGCTCTCGAACGAGGAGATCCGGACCCGGATCCGGGGCAACGAGATCGCGGTGATCTTCCAGGATCCGATGGAGTCGCTCAACCCTGTCTTCACGGTGGGTGGACAGCTCCGGGAGTTCATCGAACTCAACCGCGGCCTCGGAGAGGACGAGGCGAAAGCGGAGGCGATCGACATGCTTCGGGAGGTCGGTATCCCCGATCCCGAGCAGCGCTACGAGGAGTACCCCCACCAGTTCTCCGGGGGAATGCGCCAGCGCGTGCTCATCGCGATGGCTCTGGCCTGCGAGCCAAGCCTCATCATCGCCGACGAGCCGACGACGGCGCTCGACGTCACCGTGGAGGGCCAGATCCTCGATCTGGTCGACGAGCTCCAGGCGAAGTACGGGACGAGTTTTATCTGGGTCACCCACGATCTGGGCGTCGTCGCGGAGATTTGCGACCGCGTGAACGTCATGTACCTCGGCGAGATCATCGAACAGGCCGCCGTCGACGACCTCTTCTACGACACTAAACACCCCTACACGGATGCCCTGCTCGACTCGATGCCGCGCCCCGACCGGACCGTCGGCGACCTCGAGCCCATCGAGGGCGTGATGCCCGAAGCGATCGACCCGCCCTCGGGCTGTCGGTTCCACCCGCGCTGTCCCCACGCGCGGGAGGTGTGCAAGCGGGTCCACCCCGAGCCGAAGATCGTCGCGGGCGACGGCGAACCCCACCGGGCGGCCTGCGTGAAACACGACGTCTTCGACGTGGGCTACGACGAGAGTCCGCCGCTCGAGGACCGCGAACCGACGCCGAGCGGGGAGGATTCCGTCGACACTGACTCCGAGTCCGGCCTCGCCCCGAACCCGACGGCCGACGACGGAGGTGAGCGCCGTGAGTAG